The following proteins come from a genomic window of Streptomyces sp. NBC_01716:
- a CDS encoding NAD-dependent epimerase/dehydratase family protein, whose protein sequence is MPTRVMVTGAAGRIGRAVLTLLAEREIETNALVLEDPGDLPARRVVTGDAGDATAVRDALDGADAVIHLAAVPSPLYLTGREVFGGNTLATFTVLEEAGRAGVRRTALASSYGVTGLPWTDDPDPHPAYFPLDEATPSQVADAYGLSKQTDELTARMMARRHSMSVICLRYPYVGGFDERLPAHAARLTEDPAAGARDLWTYLETRDAARAALLALDVPGPGAHAVHLCAPETMVPFPTEELLRRYHPTTPVRRPLPGRTAPVDTTAARRLLGFTARHLLSPSGD, encoded by the coding sequence ATGCCGACGAGGGTCATGGTCACCGGCGCCGCCGGACGGATCGGACGCGCGGTGCTCACCCTGCTCGCCGAGCGGGAAATCGAGACCAACGCCCTCGTCCTGGAGGACCCCGGTGACCTCCCCGCGCGACGGGTGGTCACCGGGGACGCGGGCGACGCGACGGCCGTACGGGACGCGCTCGACGGCGCCGACGCGGTCATCCATCTCGCGGCCGTCCCCAGCCCGCTGTACCTCACCGGACGGGAGGTCTTCGGCGGCAACACCCTCGCCACGTTCACCGTGCTGGAGGAGGCCGGGCGCGCCGGAGTCCGCCGTACCGCGCTCGCCAGTTCCTACGGTGTCACCGGCCTGCCCTGGACGGACGACCCGGACCCGCACCCCGCGTACTTCCCGCTGGACGAGGCGACGCCGTCCCAGGTGGCGGACGCCTACGGCCTGTCCAAACAGACCGACGAACTGACGGCCCGCATGATGGCGCGACGCCACTCCATGAGCGTGATCTGCCTGCGTTATCCGTACGTCGGAGGCTTCGACGAACGGCTGCCGGCCCACGCCGCGAGGCTCACCGAGGATCCGGCCGCCGGGGCGCGGGATCTGTGGACGTATCTGGAGACGCGCGACGCGGCGAGGGCGGCGCTGCTGGCCCTCGACGTACCCGGGCCGGGGGCCCACGCCGTCCATCTGTGCGCGCCCGAGACCATGGTGCCGTTCCCGACGGAGGAACTCCTGCGCCGCTACCACCCCACCACCCCGGTCCGCCGACCCCTGCCCGGACGCACCGCACCCGTGGACACCACGGCCGCGCGGCGACTGCTCGGCTTCACCGCGCGCCATCTGCTGAGCCCGTCCGGCGACTGA
- a CDS encoding acetylxylan esterase, protein MALFDLPLDRLTGYRPDRDEPADFDSFWRHTLDETAARPLDPVYRPYDAALTTVTAYDTEFTGYGGDRVRAWLLIPAGIPAPVPCVVHYLGYGAGRGFPHDHLVWPAAGRAALVMDTRGQGATNPRSAGATGDPHGTADPQAAGFVTRGILDPAEYYYRRVFTDAVRAVEAAAAHPAVDERRIAVHGASQGGAVAQAAAALRPGLEAALIDVPFLTHVRRAVDITDQDPYQEVVRFLATQRVPETVFRTLSYFDGLNFAARATVPALYSVALRDTVCPPSTVMAAYHHWAGEKELTVYPWNGHEGGAGRQRDVQLRYLRSSAGNQPAGTG, encoded by the coding sequence ATGGCCCTGTTCGACCTGCCCCTGGACCGGCTCACCGGCTACCGCCCCGACCGGGACGAGCCCGCCGACTTCGACAGCTTCTGGCGCCACACCCTGGACGAGACCGCCGCCCGGCCGCTCGATCCCGTGTACCGGCCCTACGACGCGGCGCTCACCACCGTGACCGCGTACGACACCGAGTTCACCGGCTACGGCGGCGACCGCGTACGTGCCTGGCTGCTGATCCCGGCCGGGATCCCGGCCCCGGTGCCCTGCGTGGTCCACTACCTCGGTTACGGCGCCGGCCGCGGCTTCCCGCACGACCATCTCGTCTGGCCCGCCGCGGGCCGGGCGGCGCTGGTGATGGACACCCGCGGCCAGGGCGCCACGAACCCGCGGAGCGCGGGGGCGACCGGGGACCCGCACGGCACCGCCGACCCACAGGCCGCCGGATTCGTCACCCGCGGCATCCTCGACCCCGCCGAGTACTACTACCGGCGGGTCTTCACCGACGCGGTGCGCGCCGTCGAGGCCGCGGCGGCGCATCCGGCCGTCGACGAGCGGCGGATCGCCGTCCACGGGGCCAGCCAGGGCGGCGCCGTCGCCCAGGCGGCAGCGGCGCTCCGGCCGGGACTCGAAGCGGCCCTGATCGACGTCCCGTTCCTCACCCATGTCCGCCGGGCCGTGGACATCACCGACCAGGATCCCTACCAGGAGGTCGTACGCTTCCTCGCGACCCAGCGCGTCCCGGAGACGGTCTTCCGTACGCTCTCCTACTTCGACGGCCTCAACTTCGCCGCCCGCGCCACCGTGCCCGCGCTGTACTCCGTCGCGCTCAGGGACACCGTCTGCCCGCCATCGACGGTCATGGCCGCGTACCACCACTGGGCGGGCGAGAAGGAGCTCACGGTCTACCCGTGGAACGGTCACGAGGGCGGCGCCGGCCGGCAGCGCGATGTGCAGCTGCGGTATCTGCGGTCGTCGGCCGGTAACCAGCCGGCAGGCACCGGGTAG
- a CDS encoding endo-beta-N-acetylglucosaminidase H, translating to MFTLVRSRVRTAALALSAVAALAFGTTATPGAAAAPASASAKEGPVSVAYVEVNNNSMLNVGKYTLANGGGNVFDVAVIFAANINYDTGTKAAYLHFNENVRRVLDNAATEIRPLQQKGIKVVLSVLGNHQGAGFANFPTQQAASAFAKQLSDTVAQYGLDGIDFDDEYAEYGNNGTGQPNDSSFVHLVTALRANMPNKIISLYNIGPAASRLSYGGVNISSKFDYAWNPYYGSWQVPGLALPKSKLSPAAVEIGRTSQTTAADLARRTVSEGYGVYLTYNLNGADRSADVSAFTRHLYGSDARYTP from the coding sequence ATGTTCACTCTGGTACGGAGCAGGGTACGGACGGCCGCGCTGGCGCTCTCGGCCGTGGCGGCCCTCGCCTTCGGCACGACAGCCACGCCCGGCGCCGCGGCGGCTCCCGCTTCCGCTTCGGCGAAAGAGGGGCCGGTCTCGGTGGCGTACGTCGAGGTGAACAACAACAGCATGCTCAACGTCGGCAAATACACCCTGGCCAACGGCGGCGGCAACGTCTTCGACGTCGCCGTGATCTTCGCGGCGAACATCAACTACGACACGGGCACGAAGGCGGCGTATCTGCACTTCAACGAGAACGTGCGGCGCGTCCTCGACAACGCCGCCACGGAGATACGGCCGCTGCAGCAGAAGGGCATCAAGGTCGTCCTCTCGGTCCTCGGCAACCACCAGGGCGCGGGCTTCGCCAACTTCCCGACCCAGCAGGCGGCTTCGGCGTTCGCGAAACAACTGTCGGACACCGTCGCCCAGTACGGTCTCGACGGCATCGACTTCGACGACGAATACGCCGAGTACGGCAACAACGGCACCGGCCAGCCCAACGACAGCTCGTTCGTGCACCTGGTGACGGCGCTGCGTGCGAACATGCCGAACAAGATCATCAGCCTCTACAACATCGGCCCGGCCGCGTCCCGGCTCTCCTACGGCGGCGTGAACATCTCGTCCAAGTTCGACTACGCCTGGAACCCGTACTACGGCTCCTGGCAGGTCCCCGGCCTCGCCCTGCCCAAGTCGAAGCTGTCACCGGCCGCCGTCGAGATCGGCCGCACCTCGCAGACCACGGCCGCCGACCTCGCCCGCCGCACCGTCAGCGAGGGCTACGGCGTCTATCTGACGTACAACCTCAACGGCGCCGATCGCAGCGCCGATGTCTCCGCGTTCACCAGGCACCTCTACGGCAGCGACGCCCGCTACACGCCGTAA
- a CDS encoding FAD-dependent oxidoreductase codes for MRNETARYDITVVGGGLAGTCAAIAAARLGRTVALVNNRPVLGGNSSSEVRVWVCGATGHGKNHHAREGGIMGELFVENQYRNPEGNPYYWDTVILDAVRAEPNIALHLNTDVREVEAHGPADDRRLTAVTGWMMGSERRIRFESGLFLDCTGDGLIGHLAGAHHRIGRESRDEYGEPWAPGTADDISLGSTLLFYTKDTGHPVRYVPPDFAKDITKTSIPERRIIKAGDNGCAYWWIEFGGELDTVHDNERIRDELWSVIYGIWDHIKNSGEFDAETMTLEWVGSVPGKREYRRFVGDYVLNQADILGQTPFPDRVAFGGWSIDLHPPQGMYATEAAAKQRYADGIYHIPYRSLYSANTSNLLFAGRDISASHVAFGSTRVMATCATLGQAAGTAAALCAELGVTPRALDIATLQRTLLREDASVIGLASTDPDDLARRATVTAHSSLTRLAVETPGESWPLAADAGIVLPVDPGLTGLELLVDAERDTLLTVELYDPELGQNYVPRRLVDSVTVPVTAGAGQWIDTGLTWSPETPRNAFLVVRANAALALRRADTPTPGVLCFTRVPLRPQDETPQPLREWTDTGLLRRTFCLRTGATDAFAPAKAVDGYARPYAGPHMWVSAPLAETTGTETGTGVGTWLELAWPEPVTLGRIDLLADDDVNEDLINLHHHRTPFDTLPTLLRDYRIEGREGNGPWHVLAAAYDNRRRRRVHTFDEPVTVSAVRIVVEATNGARSAHIAAVRAYGPENLTHRPENRANGPES; via the coding sequence ATGAGAAACGAGACGGCGAGGTACGACATCACCGTGGTCGGCGGCGGCCTGGCCGGGACCTGCGCGGCCATCGCCGCGGCCCGGCTCGGGCGCACGGTCGCCCTGGTCAACAACAGACCGGTCCTCGGCGGCAATTCCAGCAGCGAGGTACGCGTCTGGGTGTGCGGCGCCACCGGACACGGCAAGAACCACCACGCCCGCGAGGGCGGCATCATGGGCGAACTGTTCGTCGAGAACCAGTACCGCAACCCCGAGGGCAATCCGTACTACTGGGACACCGTGATCCTGGACGCCGTGCGGGCCGAGCCCAACATCGCACTCCACCTCAACACCGACGTCCGCGAGGTCGAGGCGCACGGACCGGCGGACGACCGGCGGCTGACCGCCGTCACCGGCTGGATGATGGGCTCCGAGCGGCGAATCCGCTTCGAGAGCGGCCTGTTCCTCGACTGCACCGGCGACGGTCTGATCGGCCATCTCGCCGGCGCGCACCACCGGATCGGCCGGGAGTCCCGCGACGAGTACGGCGAGCCGTGGGCGCCCGGGACCGCCGACGACATCTCCCTGGGGTCCACGCTGCTCTTCTACACGAAGGACACCGGACACCCCGTCCGCTACGTACCACCGGACTTCGCCAAGGACATCACCAAGACCTCCATCCCCGAACGGCGCATCATCAAGGCCGGCGACAACGGCTGCGCCTACTGGTGGATCGAGTTCGGCGGCGAACTCGACACCGTGCACGACAACGAGCGCATCCGCGACGAGCTGTGGTCGGTCATCTACGGAATCTGGGACCACATCAAGAACTCCGGCGAGTTCGACGCCGAGACCATGACCCTGGAGTGGGTGGGTTCCGTGCCCGGCAAGCGCGAATACCGGCGCTTCGTCGGCGACTACGTACTGAACCAGGCAGACATCCTCGGCCAGACACCGTTCCCCGACCGCGTCGCGTTCGGCGGCTGGTCCATCGACCTGCATCCGCCCCAGGGCATGTACGCCACCGAGGCGGCGGCGAAACAGCGCTACGCGGACGGGATCTACCACATCCCCTACCGGAGCCTGTACTCCGCGAACACCTCCAACCTGCTCTTCGCGGGGCGCGACATCTCCGCCAGCCATGTCGCGTTCGGCTCCACCCGTGTCATGGCCACCTGCGCCACCCTCGGCCAGGCCGCCGGGACGGCCGCCGCGCTCTGCGCCGAACTCGGCGTCACCCCAAGGGCGTTGGACATCGCCACGCTGCAACGCACCCTGCTTCGCGAGGACGCCTCCGTCATCGGCCTCGCCTCCACCGACCCGGACGACCTCGCCCGGCGCGCCACCGTCACCGCCCACTCCAGCCTCACCCGCCTCGCCGTCGAAACACCGGGCGAATCCTGGCCGTTGGCGGCCGACGCCGGGATCGTCCTGCCCGTCGACCCGGGACTCACCGGCCTCGAACTCCTCGTGGACGCGGAGCGCGACACCCTCCTCACGGTCGAGCTGTACGACCCGGAGCTGGGCCAGAACTACGTACCGCGCCGGCTCGTCGACTCCGTCACCGTCCCGGTCACCGCCGGCGCCGGACAGTGGATCGACACGGGCCTCACCTGGTCGCCCGAGACCCCGCGCAACGCCTTCCTCGTCGTACGGGCCAACGCCGCCCTCGCCCTCCGCCGCGCGGACACACCCACCCCCGGCGTGCTCTGCTTCACCCGCGTGCCGTTGCGGCCCCAGGACGAGACACCGCAGCCCCTGCGCGAATGGACGGACACCGGTCTGCTGCGCCGCACCTTCTGTCTGCGTACGGGAGCGACAGACGCCTTCGCCCCCGCCAAGGCCGTCGACGGCTACGCCCGCCCGTACGCCGGACCGCACATGTGGGTCTCGGCGCCGCTCGCCGAGACGACCGGGACCGAGACCGGGACCGGGGTCGGCACCTGGCTGGAGCTGGCCTGGCCCGAACCGGTCACCCTGGGCCGTATCGACCTCCTCGCGGACGACGACGTCAACGAGGACCTCATCAATCTCCACCACCACAGAACCCCGTTCGACACGCTGCCCACGCTGCTGCGCGACTACCGGATCGAGGGCCGTGAGGGGAACGGCCCCTGGCACGTCCTCGCGGCCGCGTACGACAACCGGCGCCGCCGCCGTGTCCACACCTTCGACGAGCCGGTCACGGTGTCGGCGGTGAGAATCGTCGTCGAAGCGACCAACGGCGCGCGGTCCGCCCACATCGCGGCCGTCCGCGCCTACGGACCGGAGAATCTCACCCACCGACCGGAGAACCGCGCCAACGGACCGGAGAGCTGA
- a CDS encoding alpha/beta hydrolase family protein, with amino-acid sequence MTTHRTTSLTGPAATPTVSVKPIALSSPRRGEDPHTHVHVRVSAPVSGTCLPIVLFAHGFGSDLDGYAPLVDHWASHGFVVIQATHLDSTRFGIGTDDPRKAHLWRYRVQDMKRILDELDTLEASVPGLAGRMDRGRIVAAGHSFGGQTAGILVGLRVKDPRTGIAEDLSDPRVMASVQLATAGKGGDELTPFAHENLPWLREQDFSHITAPGLVVAGDKDELPLSTRGPAWTTDPYTLSRGAKSLLTVYGGRHFLGGISGYGAAETTDESPGRVALVQQVTLAYLRHVTGTDHTDWATAQASLAADAHPLGRLESK; translated from the coding sequence ATGACTACGCACCGGACGACCAGCCTCACCGGCCCGGCGGCCACCCCGACCGTGTCGGTCAAACCCATCGCCCTGTCCTCACCGCGGCGCGGCGAGGACCCGCACACACACGTACACGTACGCGTCTCGGCGCCGGTCTCCGGCACCTGCCTGCCGATCGTGCTGTTCGCGCACGGATTCGGCTCGGACCTGGACGGCTACGCACCCCTGGTCGACCACTGGGCCTCCCACGGCTTCGTCGTGATCCAGGCCACTCACCTCGACTCCACACGCTTCGGCATCGGCACGGACGACCCGCGCAAAGCCCACCTGTGGCGTTACCGCGTGCAGGACATGAAGCGGATCCTCGACGAGCTCGACACCCTGGAGGCGTCCGTGCCCGGTTTGGCCGGCCGGATGGACCGGGGGCGCATCGTCGCGGCGGGGCATTCCTTCGGCGGCCAGACCGCGGGCATCCTCGTGGGTCTGCGCGTCAAGGACCCGCGGACCGGCATCGCCGAGGATCTGTCCGACCCCCGTGTCATGGCCAGCGTCCAACTGGCCACGGCCGGCAAGGGCGGTGACGAGCTGACCCCCTTCGCCCACGAGAATCTTCCCTGGCTGCGCGAGCAGGACTTCTCCCACATCACCGCGCCGGGACTCGTCGTGGCCGGCGACAAGGACGAACTCCCGCTCTCCACAAGAGGACCGGCCTGGACGACCGACCCGTACACCCTCAGCCGCGGCGCCAAGAGCCTGCTGACGGTCTACGGTGGCCGGCACTTCCTCGGGGGCATCTCCGGCTACGGGGCAGCGGAGACCACCGACGAGAGTCCCGGCCGCGTCGCCCTCGTCCAGCAGGTCACCCTCGCCTACCTGCGCCATGTCACCGGCACCGACCACACCGACTGGGCCACGGCACAGGCCTCCCTCGCCGCTGATGCCCACCCGCTGGGACGACTCGAATCGAAGTGA
- a CDS encoding MerR family transcriptional regulator, giving the protein MRVGELAARTGVSVRALRYYEEQGLLSAERSPSGQRHYPESAVERVQLIQQLYAAGLPSRTIVELLPCVIDGRATPALLKRLEAEREHVDRRVTDLMHARDRLDSVIKSAAGNMRTGTPCR; this is encoded by the coding sequence ATGCGTGTCGGAGAACTCGCAGCCCGCACCGGCGTCAGCGTCCGCGCCCTGCGCTACTACGAAGAGCAGGGCCTGCTCAGTGCCGAGCGCAGCCCCAGCGGCCAGCGCCACTACCCCGAAAGCGCTGTCGAGCGCGTCCAGTTGATCCAGCAGCTGTACGCCGCCGGGCTGCCCAGCAGGACGATCGTCGAGCTCCTGCCCTGCGTCATCGACGGCCGCGCCACTCCCGCCCTGCTCAAGCGGTTGGAGGCGGAGCGCGAGCACGTCGACCGACGCGTCACCGATCTCATGCACGCCCGGGACCGGCTCGACTCGGTCATCAAATCCGCCGCCGGCAACATGCGCACCGGCACCCCCTGCCGGTGA